CCGGCTACCACGGCGAGCTCAAGCCGTGGGACGCCTTCTGGGGCCAGCGGTACGCCTCCGTCCAGGACCCGGACGGAAACGGCGTCGACCTGTTCGCACCGCTGGGGCCCTTGTGATGGATCTCCGCGGCGTCGCCGCGGAGATCCATCACAAGGGCCCCTGGCCGCCGCGCCGGGCGAGTAGCTCACCGAGCGGCAGGCCCGCCAGTTCCTTGACGTCCCGGGCCAGATGAGCCTGATCGGCGAACCCGGCCCGGGCGGCCGTGTCCGCGAAGGCCACGCCGTCCCGTGCCAGGGCGAGGGCCCGTCGCAGCCGCAGGATCCGGGCCAGCGTCTTGGGGCCGTAGCCGAAGGCGGTCCGGCAGCGTCGGTGCAACTGCCGGGCACCGAGGCCGAGTTCGTCGGCGGTGGCGGCGACGGGGCGACCCGTGTCGAGGGCGGTGACGACCCGGAGCAGCAGCGGGTCGGGCGGCTCGGCGGCGGCGGCCCGCTCCAGCACCACGTCTTCGAGCGCGGTCACGGGGTCGGCCGCGGCACCGACACGTCCGCACAGCCGTCGTACCTCCGAGGCCGGCCACAGATCCGCGAGCTCGACCCGCCGGTCGCGCAGCTCATGCGCCGGAACGCCGAGCAGGCCGGGCGCGGTGCCCGGGTGGAAACGGACGCCGACCCAGGTAGTGGGCGGGCCTTCGGTGACGTACGCACGCGTGTCGGGCCCCGCGACGAGCAGCCGCCCCTCGTTCCAGAGCAGATCCATGCACCCGTCGGGCAGCACACGCCCCTCACCGGGCCCACCAGGGGTGTTCGTCCACACCACGCCGCCAGGCAGCCGGGACGCCCGCTCCGCGTACATGGGGGCCAGGCTACGCCGCGACGCCTCGCGGGGCGCGGCGCCGGCTGTGGCGGTATGCGGCTCCGCCGCGTGGGGCGCGACCAGCCCCCTCAGGCCCCGCCCTGGTCCTCCGGCTTGTGCGGCGGGTGCGTGTGGGTGCTCTTCACATGGGTCCGCAGCCGGGACGACACGTCCTCCGGCGGCAGGAAGCGGGACCAGCGCTCGGGGAACTCCGACGGCATGTCGGGGTCGTCGGGGTCGTCGAGCCCGGGCTCGCGGCCGGCGGCGTGGCGGGCCACGTACTCGGCGACCTGGGCCTCGCGCATCCGCTCGTTGGCCGCGCGGGCCGCCGCCGTCGCGGCGGCCGGCCAGACCCGGTCGATCGCGGCGTTGACCGCGGCCCCGACGAGCACGGCGAACGCGGACACACCGATCCACAGCATCACGGCGACGGCGGCGGCGAGGGACCCGTAGATCGACGCGCCCTCGATCGTGTTCGTCAGGTAGATGCGCAGCAGGAAGCTGCCCAGGACCCACATGCCGAGGGCGACCAGCGCGCCGGGCACGTCCTCGATCCAGGGGGAGCGGACCGGCACGGACACGTGGTACAGCGTCGTCAGGAACGCGATCGACAGGACGATCACGACGGGCCAGTACAGGACCTGCACCACGGTCTCCGACCACGGCACGATCCGCACCACCGCGTCCGGCCCCGCCACCATCAGCGGCAGCGCCACCGAGCCGATCAGCAGGGCCGCGATGAACAGCAGGAACGCCACCAGACGGGTCTTCACGATGCCGCGGACGCCGTCGAGGCCGTACATCACGGTGATGGTGTCTATGAAGACGTTCACCGCGCGCGACCCCGACCACAGGGCGAACAGGAAGCCGACGGAGATGACGTCGGGGCGGCCGCCGTGCATCACGTCGTCCAGGATCGGCTGGGCGATCTGGCGCACGCCCTTGTCGGACAGGACGGTGCGCGAGGCCTCGATCAGGTTGGTCTCCAGGCTGCTGATGGTGTCGGTGCCGGTCCAGTCGTCGACGTAGCCGAGGAGGCCGATCATGCTGAGCAGCAGCGGCGGCACGGACAGCAGCGTGAAGAACGCGGCCTCGGCGGCGAGGCCAAGGATGCGG
Above is a window of Streptomyces sp. DT2A-34 DNA encoding:
- a CDS encoding helix-turn-helix domain-containing protein; amino-acid sequence: MYAERASRLPGGVVWTNTPGGPGEGRVLPDGCMDLLWNEGRLLVAGPDTRAYVTEGPPTTWVGVRFHPGTAPGLLGVPAHELRDRRVELADLWPASEVRRLCGRVGAAADPVTALEDVVLERAAAAEPPDPLLLRVVTALDTGRPVAATADELGLGARQLHRRCRTAFGYGPKTLARILRLRRALALARDGVAFADTAARAGFADQAHLARDVKELAGLPLGELLARRGGQGPL
- a CDS encoding YihY/virulence factor BrkB family protein, which translates into the protein MQPASESPQRTSGRLHRARVLYRNVSKRRTAWLLIKDTVNSCIEYRILGLAAEAAFFTLLSVPPLLLSMIGLLGYVDDWTGTDTISSLETNLIEASRTVLSDKGVRQIAQPILDDVMHGGRPDVISVGFLFALWSGSRAVNVFIDTITVMYGLDGVRGIVKTRLVAFLLFIAALLIGSVALPLMVAGPDAVVRIVPWSETVVQVLYWPVVIVLSIAFLTTLYHVSVPVRSPWIEDVPGALVALGMWVLGSFLLRIYLTNTIEGASIYGSLAAAVAVMLWIGVSAFAVLVGAAVNAAIDRVWPAAATAAARAANERMREAQVAEYVARHAAGREPGLDDPDDPDMPSEFPERWSRFLPPEDVSSRLRTHVKSTHTHPPHKPEDQGGA